The Bombus pascuorum chromosome 13, iyBomPasc1.1, whole genome shotgun sequence nucleotide sequence gaCGAACGGGAGATAACCGAAGAATAAAATACCGTGTCCgcaatgtaaataaatttattcttaagGACTTGAACAGAAACGACGATTCGTGGAGAGTgtatacttattattattattattatcatcgttTGCAAGTCGTGCATTTGTATTTCACGCGTATGCCGAGGAGCTTGCGTATCGTGGATACACGCTCGATCCGGGAATCTTTAGTCGTGAGAAAGTTCCTtcttaaaattagaaataatttcgcacttaaaaaagattaaagaaaaaccgaattacaaaattataaaaagttgaTTTCATAATAGGACACATACTGACATTATTAGATATACCTTctttttcaaacgaatttgCCTTTTAATTATGGTGggtgtttatattttttcaaattaagagtgcaattattatttcatactaAGAACTACTCATATATGTtggacaaatatatatattgtgtgtatatatatatgtgtgtgtatatatatatatatatatatatatatatatatatatatatatatgtgtgtatttctttatttttcttttttaagaacAATgctttcaaagaaaaataagaaaaatcattatttCCTCTCTCATGACTGATGATTTTCGCGACCCGAGTTAAGCTTGCCTAGTTTCAGGCGGCGTTAAAAAGTTATCCTTAATAAAGAGAGAAGCAAAAGAATGATTAAAACAACTATCTTTGtgttctttattatttctccCTTTTATGCGTGGCCAATGAAAATTGGAACTTTGTTATTTCATTCAGAATCAATTTCCATATGTGTACAGTTCATGAAAGGtaagtattaatatatatagtacatataCTAAAGGAccgaaaaaaaattaaagtatttttGTTCAGTATTAAATGAagcttttcaattttatattaattctttagtaatattaaataataagtttCAAATCGGTACTTAGATTTCTGCAAAAGTATTTCTTTTTGAAATGAGATCTATATTCATACGAAGAAATCGATTCGTTTTAGTACGAGATTCATATCGATACGAAGAGATCGATTTCTGACATTTCGATACAATTCATTAAAACTCGTACAGCGGTATAAATAGGTATCGATGTATCAATGCAATATCAGTATCAGTCTGATTACTACTATGTACTTTCAGCTTTTAAATTTCTGACTTTAAAAAGTAGATTTTATCtgtatattattcatttatggttgaaaaagtatatataattcaaactACAGTTACTCTACAAATTTCAACGAGAATACATCACCTTTAATTGACATTTCTGTCAACAACACAGGTATGTAGCcccaatataaaaaaatttaacattcTTCAACGTAATAGAGATTATGAtcattttttatgatttactataaaattcttttgtattattaactGCATTATTAATCTGATCAATTAATTAAGATGATACAATGATTCATAATTTACAAGTTCACATCTCTTTCATAGTTAagtatattcattttataaatgttttcataatttaatcaAACCATCTTTGTTGATTTTAGAAATGAGTCATATTAGGAGCCTACGTCATACTATGtcttgtttaaatatttggaaattgaaaagaCAGATATTAATCAAGAATGGATATAGAGATATTCATCATTCGTTagtattgttatttataaaagcaGGATCTAACTTagatatgttaaaaatttcacaatcatgtcaatattaatgttaatgaaaaatgCTTCAGGTGTAAAGTATTGGTAGTGGGTGGTGGTACTGGAGGTTGCAGCATGGCTGCAAAATTCGCTGATACATTTAAAGACCAAGTTGTTATAATAGAACCAAATGaagtaaaacatttttgtcaaatttttatttcaataataaaaatattgaatatttttataattaaataaagtattttatggtatataaataatgcagaataatattttctagatACATTATTATCAACCAATGTTTACTTTGATCGGCGGTGGCATAAGATCTTTTGAACATTCAAAAAAGttaatgaaagatattttaccAAAGAATGCAAAGTGGTTTCAAGAAAATGTAATGAGTTTTGAACCACCACATAATCAAGTGACAATGAGCAATGGAGATACTGTTCAATATGAAATCATGATCATTGCAATGGGTTTGCAATTATATTGGGAAAAAGTTAGGttggacaaaatattttacgctttttaactaataaataaaaaagttaattttttgttttatacatatatagataccAGGTTTAATAGAAAGTCTTAAAGATAATATGTCAGGTGTTTGCTCAATTTATGGACCTGAGACtgttataaatgtatttccaAAAATTACAAGAACCAAGGGTGGTACTGCAATATTTACTTTTCCAAACAGTCCTGTTAAGTGTCCTGGAGCACCTCAAAAGATTGCATATATTGCAGAAGAGTATTttcgaaatgtaaataattataatatcttttaaatctcAGTGTGCATAtgttcatatttattttttttccaaaGCAAAAAGTACGCGATAATGTAAAGGTTGTGTATAACACTGCTTTACCAGTTATATTTGGAGTTAAAAAATATGCTGATGCTCTTTGGGATGTTTGCAAAAGAAGGAATATTACTGTAAATGTTCAAACTAATCTGATAAAGATAGATCCAGCTACAGAAGAAGctgtatttcaaaaattagatGGATCAAATGAAACGTTTGTTGAAAAAGTAtacctttattttttatataaagtgaggttatatatgtgtgtaatatataattacaatttacaatatCTTTCCGTTTAGTATTCATTACTTCATGTATGTCCACCAATGGGCCCACCTGATGTTTTGAAGAAACATCCTTCATTAACAAACGAAGTAGGATTTTTGTCAGTTGATCCTAAAACTCTACGTCACACAAAGTACTCGAACATATACGGAATCGGAGATTGTATTAGCGCACCAAACTCTAAAACTATGGCAGCAATAGGTACTGTATCattctttaataattgttGAACTATAGtttatttcagatttttattttcacagcTGCTCAGGGAAAAGTATtgtataaaaacattatggATGACTTGGCTGGTAAACCAATGATTATGGCCTACAATGGTTATTCATCCTGTCCTTTAGTTACTGGTTATAACAAGTGTATTTTGGCAGAATTTGATTATAATTTGCAACCATTGGAAACATTTCCCGTAAATCAAGGTCGAGAATACTATTTCACGTTTATACTAAAAGCCTACGTATTCCCGCTTTTATATTGGACCTTAATGATTCGGTAAATTTGTTGTAAATGTGGAATAAGTTTGCGATTTCTGCATGGAAAAAGTATAGACcttcataaattattctaatttacAGCGGAAAATGGGATGGACCTGAATTTTTCaggaaatattcaaatgtgataaaaaagaaggaagtagctaaaatttaaatagtatttcgataaatatttaaatcttaatgtataatatttaaaaatatctatacataataataaattataatatatataatgaagatatattatatactttgcaacataatcattttataaaattatgtaaagattgtaaataatgaatttacatatatgtgtaatttaattggtttctgtatattaattttgtttaattttgattttcatataaatgaaatttttttttatatctactAAGTTATTTACAACCAATTCCTTTATTAGTTTGCAATCAGATTATAAGCAAATGCGAAGTAGGTATAGGAACTAAAATTAAAGAGTTGTAACACGTAGTAAGGATACTTGCctagaaacgaaaaattttacaattagttTAACCTATTCGGCGATTGAATTAATTGGCTGGAAAACAGCACGATttacgtagtagtaatagtagtagtagtgtAGTCAGTGACACGTCAAGCTTGACGTAAACATGGATGGTCAGCTATCGGTAGGTTTCTTAATGcgtattctacatttttttatatagatttgGTAGCAAAGTGCGCTTCTTGTTAATATATTCTTGATATAAGTATTGTCTCGTGCAATCGTAATCATGAATCGTGCTGGATCATCGAAAGTTGTACAACATAACCTCTCTCCAATGCTTCGGAGTGACCAGGATCGCGAATTTCAGCAACGCGTATGATTTCTACTGATTTTAAGTTTGCTTTCCGTATCTGTCCCCATTTATTAAAGATGATTAAATTAGAGTGTTTTCTAACCTCTTTTAATGCAGTGTAACACTGCGTAACATGTGcaattattaaacgaaattgtaTTTGAATCCTATATGGGTGCATACATgagaaagattttttaataagttATGATTTAGcaagatatttttacacatatatattgtatatttataggaACCAACACTTTATACCGTCAAGGGTATGGCCATTCTGGACAATGATGGTAACAGAATATTAgctaaatattatgataaaaatatatttcctacaTCGAAGGAACAAAAGACatttgaaaaaaatcttttcaacAAAACGCACAGAGCAAATGCAGAAATTATAATGCTGGATGGTTTAACATGTGTTTATAGAAGTAACGtagatttattcttttatgttATGGGAAGTTCTCATGAAAATGAGGTATGTGCAAACCTTAAACTTTCGGTTATATTAGCAATAGAAGATATTgtcatattttaattcttgaattttattttagctgATCTTAATGAGtgtattaaattgtttatatgATTCAGTGAGtcaaattttaagaaaaaatgttgaaagaaAAGCTGTTTTAGACAGCTTAGACATAGTCATGTTAGCAATGGATGAAATTTGTGATGGAGggtaaataaaagtatttaaacaatatgctaacattaataaaaagagaaataaaaattcgaaactttttAGAATTATTCTTGATGCTGATGCCTCGAGCGTGGTTCAAAGGGTGGCATTAAGAACAGATGATATCCCACTTGGGGAACAAACAGTCGCACaggtaatatttaatattcggtataaaatatttaactgaTTTAATGGCATAACAAAGTTTATGTCCATTTACCACATAGAaacattttcgatttttttattttgtgttcATGCATCATTCTACATTCTTCGCATAGTCTCTGATTGTAAGTTTTTGTGATTCTGAAATGCAGAATTATCAACAATCTTTCATAGGATTTTCATTTGtgtcattaaatattttgtttttgttctagGTTTTACAATCTGCGAAAGAACAACTCAAGTGGTCTTTACtaaaataagatttatatacagaaaattatattaaatacctAAAGTTgttactttaaaatataaaaattgtatgaacctgtaatgtttaaatattaaagaacagcaaattctttattagatattttgtaaattccgTATTTCAGTTATATTATCATTTGTTTAgagaaacaattaaatattttgtattaaattcataaattatagtatttatttatacgattTATAATGGAAACTAtgtattaatatcaatatgttCAGTATTATCATTATATTCTTCATTTAGTACTTATTTTGTATGTTGCATCCTGATgcatattaaagaaaaaaatagtttCTAAATTACTGTTTTTTAAGAGCATGCATTCCTTTGAAATGTTACATGTTACACACATCGCACATGAGCGTAATATTAGAAGCC carries:
- the LOC132913752 gene encoding sulfide:quinone oxidoreductase, mitochondrial, with product MSHIRSLRHTMSCLNIWKLKRQILIKNGYRDIHHSCKVLVVGGGTGGCSMAAKFADTFKDQVVIIEPNEIHYYQPMFTLIGGGIRSFEHSKKLMKDILPKNAKWFQENVMSFEPPHNQVTMSNGDTVQYEIMIIAMGLQLYWEKIPGLIESLKDNMSGVCSIYGPETVINVFPKITRTKGGTAIFTFPNSPVKCPGAPQKIAYIAEEYFRNQKVRDNVKVVYNTALPVIFGVKKYADALWDVCKRRNITVNVQTNLIKIDPATEEAVFQKLDGSNETFVEKYSLLHVCPPMGPPDVLKKHPSLTNEVGFLSVDPKTLRHTKYSNIYGIGDCISAPNSKTMAAIAAQGKVLYKNIMDDLAGKPMIMAYNGYSSCPLVTGYNKCILAEFDYNLQPLETFPVNQGREYYFTFILKAYVFPLLYWTLMIRGKWDGPEFFRKYSNVIKKKEVAKI
- the LOC132913753 gene encoding coatomer subunit zeta-1 isoform X2; this encodes MDGQLSEPTLYTVKGMAILDNDGNRILAKYYDKNIFPTSKEQKTFEKNLFNKTHRANAEIIMLDGLTCVYRSNVDLFFYVMGSSHENELILMSVLNCLYDSVSQILRKNVERKAVLDSLDIVMLAMDEICDGGIILDADASSVVQRVALRTDDIPLGEQTVAQVLQSAKEQLKWSLLK
- the LOC132913753 gene encoding coatomer subunit zeta-1 isoform X1 → MNRAGSSKVVQHNLSPMLRSDQDREFQQREPTLYTVKGMAILDNDGNRILAKYYDKNIFPTSKEQKTFEKNLFNKTHRANAEIIMLDGLTCVYRSNVDLFFYVMGSSHENELILMSVLNCLYDSVSQILRKNVERKAVLDSLDIVMLAMDEICDGGIILDADASSVVQRVALRTDDIPLGEQTVAQVLQSAKEQLKWSLLK
- the LOC132913753 gene encoding coatomer subunit zeta-1 isoform X3: MAILDNDGNRILAKYYDKNIFPTSKEQKTFEKNLFNKTHRANAEIIMLDGLTCVYRSNVDLFFYVMGSSHENELILMSVLNCLYDSVSQILRKNVERKAVLDSLDIVMLAMDEICDGGIILDADASSVVQRVALRTDDIPLGEQTVAQVLQSAKEQLKWSLLK